In one window of Musa acuminata AAA Group cultivar baxijiao chromosome BXJ3-2, Cavendish_Baxijiao_AAA, whole genome shotgun sequence DNA:
- the LOC135630726 gene encoding probable polygalacturonase, with product MAMNEDSSSNVRLEDCYIVSGDDCIAIKSGWDEYGIAFNMSSKHIVIRRLTCISPTSAVIALGSEMSGGIQDVRAEDITAIHSESGVRIKTTIGRGAYVKDIFVRRMNLHTMKWVFWMTGTYGQHPDDKFDPKAIPVVQNISYSNVVAENVTMAAKLEGIPGAPFTGICIYNVTAEVVKSKKPIWNCTDVEGVSSHVTPTPCAQIPEYPDRITHCPFPEDDLPVNGVGLEECAYQRAKP from the exons ATGGCCATGAATGAAG ACTCATCCTCCAATGTCCGCCTTGAGGACTGCTACATAGTCTCAGGCGATGACTGCATCGCCATTAAAAGCGGTTGGGATGAGTACGGGATTGCATTCAACATGTCAAGCAAACACATAGTGATCAGACGGCTCACCTGCATCTCCCCCACGAGCGCTGTCATCGCCCTGGGAAGCGAGATGTCGGGAGGAATCCAAGATGTCCGGGCCGAAGACATCACGGCCATCCACTCCGAATCCGGCGTCAGGATCAAGACGACCATCGGAAGGGGAGCTTACGTGAAGGACATATTCGTGAGAAGAATGAATCTGCACACAATGAAGTGGGTCTTCTGGATGACGGGCACCTACGGGCAGCACCCGGACGACAAATTTGATCCGAAAGCCATTCCGGTGGTGCAGAATATCAGTTACAGCAACGTGGTGGCCGAGAACGTGACCATGGCCGCGAAGCTGGAGGGGATTCCCGGCGCGCCCTTCACCGGAATATGCATCTACAATGTGACGGCGGAGGTGGTGAAGTCGAAGAAGCCGATTTGGAACTGCACCGACGTGGAGGGCGTATCGAGTCACGTGACGCCCACTCCCTGTGCGCAGATTCCGGAATATCCAGATCGTATAACGCATTGCCCCTTCCCTGAAGATGATCTACCTGTGAATGGTGTTGGGCTAGAGGAGTGTGCTTATCAGAGAGCCAAACCATGA